The region ACCCACGGCGCGCGGGGCGTATTGCGGCTCCCTCGGTTATATTGGTTTCGACGGCGCGATGGATACGAACATTCTCATCCGCACGATCATTGCCGGCCGCGGCTGGTGGCAATTCCCTGTTGGCGGCGGCATTATCGCCCACAGCGATCCGCCCCGCGAGTATGAAGAAACTTGGCATAAAGCAGAAGGGCTGCTGCGCTCACTGAAGTAATTGTATTGATGATCCTACTTCTCGATAACTACGACAGCTTCGCCCACAACCTGGCGCGATACTTGACGCGCCTCGGCCAAGAAACGGTTGTGGTGCGGAATGATGCGATCGACGTCGCTGCCGTTCGGGCCATGCGGCCGGATGCGATCGTGCTGTCGCCCGGCCCATGCACGCCCAACGAGGCCGGAATCTCACTGGAGTTGATCCGCACGCTGCATCCCGAAATGCCGATTTTGGGGATTTGTCTAGGGCATCAAGCGATCGCCGTGGCGCTCGGCGGCCAAGTGATCCGCGCGCCGCAGCCAGTGCATGGCCGGACTTCCCTGGTGCTGCACGACAACCGTGGTATTTTCGCCAATTTGCCGAATCCGTTGACCGTGTGCCGCTACCATTCGCTCATTGTGGACGAATCGTCATTGCCGTCAGAATTGCACGCGTCGGCCCGTAGCGAGGACGGCGTCATCATGGCGGTCGAACATCGCCAATTTCCGGTTGTCGGCTTGCAATTCCACCCCGAATCGATCCTGACCGATTGTGGCTACCACCTGTTGGAGGCGTTTTTGCGCCGAGCGGGATTGCAGTGCTATCCTTGTATGCCGACAATTGCCGACGAACGATTGGAGGTGGCGACCGATACGTTCACGTGGTCGGATCGCCCCGTCACGTTTTGACCAAGGGATTCCTCACGCTCCGTCGTGAGGCGAAGAGCCAGCAGGCATTCCAATGGTGCCGCGCGCCCAATTCCGATGCCTTCTTCACGGCGGAGCGTGAAGAGTCCATTATTCACCATGATTCTTGAAGGTATTGTCACCACGGTCGGCATCGATGGAGGAGTGAACATTGCGCCAATGGGGCCGCACGTGGATCTGGCAATGAATCAGTTCGTCTTGCGCCCGTTTCGCACTTCGACAACCTATCGGAATTTGAAACATTCGGGCGAAGGCGTGTTTCACGTAACGGACGACGTTTGGCTGCTAGCGCACACGGCCATTGGTGGATTGAAATGGGAAGTCGATCTGACGCCGACGACCGTCATTCAAGGCCAGCGTCTGACCGATTGTTGCCGCTGGTATGAGTTTCGCGTTCAATCGATCGACGACCGTTCGGAGCGAACGGAGATGGTTGCCCAGGTTGTCGCAGCGGGCCAAGTCCGCGATTTCTTTGGCTTTAACCGCGGCAAGCATGCCGTCGTCGAAGCGGCGATCCTAGCCACGCGCGTTGGAATTTTACCGCCAATCGAAATTCACGCGGAAATGAAGCGATTGCAGCCCTTGGTGGAGAAGACCGGCGGCGACCAAGAACACCGCGCCTTTCAGTTTTTACGGGAATTCATGGAGCGAAAGCTGAATTTTCGATTGTAATCGACTCGGACGCTCACGCTCGCGGCTTGCTCTGCCGTCGTCTCATGTCTTGCGCTGTCATCGACGTTATCGCCGCCAGTCGATTGCACTTCGGCATGTTTTCGTTCGGCCAAACCGGCGTGCCTCAGTTCGGCGGCATGGGAGCGATGGTCGCATCGCCAGAACTGCGGTTGCGAGTTTACTCGGCCGAAAATCTCACCGCGAAGGGGCCGCTGGCGAATCGCGCGTTGCAAGTGGCGCGGCAATTGTTCGCCGCGCAGTCGGAGCTTTCCGAGATAGGTCAGACGTGCCAAATTGAAATCGTCACCTCTCCGCGCGAGCATGTCGGCCTCGGCGTTGGCACTCAACTCGCACTCGCAACCGTGGCGGCAATTCGGCATTTTTGGGGATTGCCAGCGCTGTCGCCAGGACGACTTGCCACGGCGGCGGGGCGCGGACGTCGCTCGGCGGTCGGCACTTACGGCTTCTGTCACGGCGGCTGGATCATCGAATCAGGCAAGCAGCCAGGCGATCCTTTGTCGATGCTCGTAAAACGGCTGAAGATTCCACCGGCTTGGCGATTTGTCCTGATGATTCCCACGAAATCGCAAGGCTTGTACGGCGCAGATGAACGCCAGGCCTTTGCAGGCCTTCCACCCGTGCCAACGGAAGTGACGGAGCGGCTGACGCGGATCGCGATGGATGAAATTCTCCCGGGGCTTGAAGTCGCCGATTTCGACGCAGTCAGCGATAGCTTGTACCGCTTCAATCGTGCTGCTGGGGATTGTTTCGCGCCCTGGCAAAACGGAGCTTATGCCGACGAGGCGACTGCAGCGCTCGTCGAGCAGTTGCGGTCGTGGGGCGCCGTCGGCGTGGGACAAAGCTCATGGGGGCCGACGGTGTTTGCACTCGTGCGCGACGAGAGCAGTGCCGCCGAACTCCTCGCTCGCTTACAGCAGGAGATTTTAGTCAGTGACTACGATCTAGTCCTTGCCCAGCCCGTCAACGAAGGGGCGAAAATATTGGTTGGCTAATCCGACTCATGGGTGAGCGATCGTTCTACGCTTTGTCCACTGCTGCCGAAGCCTATTGCCGGCGCGACAGACTAGTGTTTGCATTCTGCCGCGCTATCGGCTAACGTCTAGCCACAGCACAATGGTTTTGCTTCGGGACCAGTGACAATGAATCAGCCAACCACTGCCCGTGACGATCATCTCGGCGACCGCTTGATGCGGCTCATCTGGTGGCGCAAACCGAGCGCCGACCTGGCCGAACGTATCCGCCGCCGCGTGACGGTGCATCTCATTCCGTACTTGTTTTTTCTATATATCTTGGCGTATCTCGACCGGGTAAATGTTTCGGTCGCTCAGCTCGGGATGGAGTTGCCCGCGAGTGAACAAGGATTGGGATTTACCCGCAGCACGATCGGCTTTGGGGCGGGATTGTTTTTTTGGGGTTATTGGATCTTGGAAATTCCCAGTACGCTCAGCGTCGTTCGTTGGGGCGCCAGATGGGTGTTTGTGAGGATTTTAGTTCTGTGGGGAGTGTGTGCGACGCTGGTCGGGTTCATCGGACTGCCAATCGCCGCGAAAGTGTTCGGGTGGTTTTCGTTTCTGCCTGGGCAATTTTTTGACGAGTTGCCGACCAATGCGAAATATCAATTCTATTTTTTGCGATTCATGTTGGGGTTTTTTGAGGGCGGCTTTTTACCTTCGGTCATCATGTATTTGTCGCTTTGGTTTCGCTCCCAAGATCGGGCCAAGGCCATTGCGCTGTTCATGGCGGCGATTCCGCTGTCCAGCGCCATTGGACTACCACTTTCCGGGTTGCTCTTGGGCGTCCATTGGCTAGGGATGCCAGGTTGGCGCTGGATCTTCATTATCGAAGGAATTCTGCCGATATTCGCTGGAATTACCACGTTGTTCTTTCTTCCCGACAGGCCGGAAAAAGCAAAATGGCTTACGCCCCAAGAAAAGGACTGGCTGTCGAACGAATTCGACGCGGAGCATCAGTCCAAGCAAGGGCATGGCCATTGGGCGTGGCTCCATCACTTGGGCATCGTATTGTTGCTAACCGCGGTCTATTTTGGCCAAAACGTCATGGGCTACGGGCTTTCCATGTTTATGCCCGCGATTATTAAATCTCAATCGGGAGTGACTAGCCAAGTTGCGAGTTTTCTGGCGACCGTGCCGTTTGCATTGGCTTTCATCGGAATTCTGTTCAACGGATGGCACTCCGATCGGACGCGCGAACGCTTCTGGCATGTCGCCGCATCACTGGCAATGACAAGCATTGGACTCTATCTTGCCGCCGCGCTCGACAGTGTTCCCCTGGCAGCGGTGACCGTCATGATGCTGATGGTCGGATTCTGCATGTATGCGCATCTTCCCGCGTTCTGGCCCATCGTTACGATCTACCTTGGCGCGGCCGCCGCGGCTTCCGCGATTGGATTTATCAACATGGTCGGAAATTTGGGAGGTTTTGTCGGCCCGAATATCGTCGGTACATCGGTCGACGAAGATATCCGCTGGGTTAGCTCGTTGATGGAAACTCAGGATACAGCGCCGCTGTCCCGCGACAATTCCGAAAAGATCGACAAGCTGGCCGAAGCAATTTCTGCTTCGCGAAAGTTGTCCCTGGATGAAAATCGACAACTCAGCGAGCTATTGGGCCAGGTAAAAAAGGGAGAAGCATTCGATCGCGAAACGCAATCGCAACTCGTTGGTTTACTGAATCGTGGCGCTAGTTTTTCCGATGCTTTGAGGCACTTGGCTCCTTGGCCCATGATGTCGGCCATCATCATTCTGATCGTGGGATACGTTCACCGCAAAACCGCACGGAAACGCGCGGCAATCGCTCAAATCAGCCCATAGTCCGTCAGTGTCTTCCTCAATCTGACTTCCCCCGCCGCCTCCAGCGGCGTCATGGGTAGGCGCAACTCGCCCGCGTCGCGGCCCAGCATTTTCATCGCGGCTTTAATGGGGATGGGGTTGGTCGCTAGTCCCAACAGATTGCGACAGAGGGGAAAGAGTTTTCGGTGCCAGCGCTGGGCTGCGGCAATGTCGCCCGAGTCGAACGCCTTGCACAGTGCGATCACATCACGCGGGACAATGTTGCCGACGACCGAAATCACGCCGCGTCCACCGACCGACATGATGGGCAAAGTCAAGCTGTCGTCGCCGCTCAGCACCGTGAGATTCGATAGCGCAATCGTTTGCGACGCCTGGTCCAGCGAACCGGTAGCCTCTTTCACCATCGTGATATTCTTAAGCTCGCCCATTCGGGCAATCGTTTCCGGCTCGATATTTCTTCCGGTGCGGCCTGGAATATTGTAGACGCAAATGGGCAGGTCCACTGCTTCGGCCAGCGCTTTGAAGTGCAAATAAAATCCTTCCTGCGTCGGCTTGTTGTAATAGGGAGCGACGACCAGGGCCGCATCGGCGCCATGTTTGGCGGCGAATTTCGTGAGCCGCAGCGCCTCGCGGGTACTGTTGGAACCGGTGCCGGGCATCACTTTGATGCGCTTGTTTGCGTATTCGATCGACGCCGCCACCACGCGCTCGTGCTCTTCGTGCGACAGCGTTGGCGACTCACCGGTGGTGCCGACCGGACAAATACACGTGGCGCCGGCTTCGATTTGAAACTCGATTTGCGCTCGCAAGGCCGGGTAGTCGACTTCGTCGTTCTTGATCGGCGTGACGATCGCCACCGACAGGCCGGCAAAGGATTCACCTTGAGTTGACATAGTAGAGGCTGGAGGCTGGGAGCTAGAGGCTAGAATTCTAGGAATCCGCTAATCATAGAAAAAGCTCCTCGCGACTAACAGGGCTTACTCAGATGGGTGGTAGGACTAGCGCCATCGAAGAGTGAGCCAGAATCGACGATCACTAGCCTCTAGCCCCTCAGCAAGTTCTTCATCTCCCGAACGGCATGTTGAAAGCCGATAAACACCGCGCGGGCAACAATCGCATGGCCGATGTTGAGTTCGTGCATGCCGGAAATTTGGGCAACCGGCTGCACGTTGAGATAGTTCAGTCCGTGCCCGGCATGCAGCGCCATTTGAAGTTCGCGAATTTGCTTGCTTCCAGCAACTAGCTTGGCCATCTCCGTATCGCGCTGTTTACCGGCTTTGGCCAGCGCGTATTGGCCGGTGTGAAGCTCGACGGCGTCGGCCCCTAACGCTTTTGCCGTTTCGAGTTGCCGTGGGTCGGCGTCGAGGAACAGGCTGACGTAAATGCCGGCGTCCTTCAGTTGCTGGATTGCATCGGCGGTCGCCCGGCGGTGGGCCACAATATCCAACCCGCCCTCGGTCGTCACTTCTTCGCGCTTTTCCGGCACGAGCGTGGCCTGGTCGGGCTTCACACGGCAAGCGATGTTGAGAATTTCCCTGGCGGCAGCCAACTCGAGATTGAGCTTCACGCTCACCGTCTTACGCAGCACTTCCAAGTCGCGGTCTTGAATGTGCCTGCGGTCTTCGCGCAGGTGGATCGTGATGCCCTCTGCGCCGCCAAGTTCCGCGGCGGCGGCGGCCCATACTGGGTCGGGTTCGTAGGTCCGCCGCGCTTGGCGTAGAGTGGCCACATGGTCGATATTGACACCGAGTTCGGGCATTAGAGCGGGAACGAATGATGAATGGTGAATTGGGAAAGATAAATTGGGAATCGTTCAGCTCAAGATTCCGCCTCTGCACCCCGAACCCTGAACCCTCATTTCACTGCCCATGCTAACGCTTCTGGGCACGGCCGCAAGAACCCGGCTAAGAGTGCCGGTTGGGCGGCGAAATTAAGGTGAATTCGGCTGCCTATCACCTGATGGCGGCCGATGATGTCCAGCTCGTGCTCTGGCTCGGCAATGAGCTGCTTCACGCCACCGGTGGGTTCGAGTTGCCAATTGCCGTTGAGATAGCCGCGAACCTTCACCCCGGCGGGACCAAGCCAGCATTCCTCCGCAAGGGTAACTTCAACCGGTTCCGGTGCCACTCGTACAGCATTTCGTCTTGCGACGGCGCGAAGCGCGCCGGCCATCGGTGCCAAGGTGCCATCGGCCAATTGCACGTGCTGGCAAAGGTAAGCCAGCCCGCCCCCTTCGGCATACACGCGCCGCCCGGCGCACACATGCTCATTCAGCGCCATCACCATGCATTGGTTGGCTGCCAGCGCTGCGGCATGCTCCTGCGG is a window of Pirellulales bacterium DNA encoding:
- a CDS encoding aminodeoxychorismate/anthranilate synthase component II, encoding MILLLDNYDSFAHNLARYLTRLGQETVVVRNDAIDVAAVRAMRPDAIVLSPGPCTPNEAGISLELIRTLHPEMPILGICLGHQAIAVALGGQVIRAPQPVHGRTSLVLHDNRGIFANLPNPLTVCRYHSLIVDESSLPSELHASARSEDGVIMAVEHRQFPVVGLQFHPESILTDCGYHLLEAFLRRAGLQCYPCMPTIADERLEVATDTFTWSDRPVTF
- a CDS encoding DUF447 family protein; this translates as MPSSRRSVKSPLFTMILEGIVTTVGIDGGVNIAPMGPHVDLAMNQFVLRPFRTSTTYRNLKHSGEGVFHVTDDVWLLAHTAIGGLKWEVDLTPTTVIQGQRLTDCCRWYEFRVQSIDDRSERTEMVAQVVAAGQVRDFFGFNRGKHAVVEAAILATRVGILPPIEIHAEMKRLQPLVEKTGGDQEHRAFQFLREFMERKLNFRL
- a CDS encoding MFS transporter — its product is MNQPTTARDDHLGDRLMRLIWWRKPSADLAERIRRRVTVHLIPYLFFLYILAYLDRVNVSVAQLGMELPASEQGLGFTRSTIGFGAGLFFWGYWILEIPSTLSVVRWGARWVFVRILVLWGVCATLVGFIGLPIAAKVFGWFSFLPGQFFDELPTNAKYQFYFLRFMLGFFEGGFLPSVIMYLSLWFRSQDRAKAIALFMAAIPLSSAIGLPLSGLLLGVHWLGMPGWRWIFIIEGILPIFAGITTLFFLPDRPEKAKWLTPQEKDWLSNEFDAEHQSKQGHGHWAWLHHLGIVLLLTAVYFGQNVMGYGLSMFMPAIIKSQSGVTSQVASFLATVPFALAFIGILFNGWHSDRTRERFWHVAASLAMTSIGLYLAAALDSVPLAAVTVMMLMVGFCMYAHLPAFWPIVTIYLGAAAAASAIGFINMVGNLGGFVGPNIVGTSVDEDIRWVSSLMETQDTAPLSRDNSEKIDKLAEAISASRKLSLDENRQLSELLGQVKKGEAFDRETQSQLVGLLNRGASFSDALRHLAPWPMMSAIIILIVGYVHRKTARKRAAIAQISP
- a CDS encoding 4-hydroxy-tetrahydrodipicolinate synthase; the encoded protein is MSTQGESFAGLSVAIVTPIKNDEVDYPALRAQIEFQIEAGATCICPVGTTGESPTLSHEEHERVVAASIEYANKRIKVMPGTGSNSTREALRLTKFAAKHGADAALVVAPYYNKPTQEGFYLHFKALAEAVDLPICVYNIPGRTGRNIEPETIARMGELKNITMVKEATGSLDQASQTIALSNLTVLSGDDSLTLPIMSVGGRGVISVVGNIVPRDVIALCKAFDSGDIAAAQRWHRKLFPLCRNLLGLATNPIPIKAAMKMLGRDAGELRLPMTPLEAAGEVRLRKTLTDYGLI
- a CDS encoding pyridoxine 5'-phosphate synthase, producing MPELGVNIDHVATLRQARRTYEPDPVWAAAAAELGGAEGITIHLREDRRHIQDRDLEVLRKTVSVKLNLELAAAREILNIACRVKPDQATLVPEKREEVTTEGGLDIVAHRRATADAIQQLKDAGIYVSLFLDADPRQLETAKALGADAVELHTGQYALAKAGKQRDTEMAKLVAGSKQIRELQMALHAGHGLNYLNVQPVAQISGMHELNIGHAIVARAVFIGFQHAVREMKNLLRG